Proteins encoded within one genomic window of Gadus macrocephalus chromosome 18, ASM3116895v1:
- the LOC132446125 gene encoding UDP-glucuronosyltransferase 2B15-like, producing MGLLPGFSCVVLPMALALLSAASVQGGKVLVFPVDGSHWINMNLLIEGLHGRGHEVTVVRTSTSWYIKEQSPHYTSITISLSEAMNLENQDFFVEFLSKMLALQKEGASVLAFVSFYSQMLTTLSGIHHQACQVAVKMFEDKALMQSLRDAQYDVVLMDPGLPIGVLLAHELKLPTVFNVRWITSGEGHFVVAPSPVSYVPTSGCAVTDKMTFPERVKNMFHFMLNIVIDKMVVSPHYNRLAEKYLEPGTNFYQLLQGAHIWLMRVDFVFEFPRPTMPNIIYVGGFQCKPSKPLPADLEDFVQSSGEHGVIVMSLGSLVKGLPVEITNQIATAFAQLPQKVIWRLPGEPPSTLGNNTMLVKWLPQNDLLGHPKVKAFVAHGGTNGIYEAIYHKVPIVGIPLLFDQFENILRLEVRGAAKGVDVTKLTSQNFVETLQEVLHDPSYRDSMKRLSDLHRDKPMHPLDTALFWIEFVMRNKGAAHLRTESYKLPWYSYHSLDVMCLLVAVLFLLVAVIVLSIYYICSKLCRRKQKLE from the coding sequence ATGGGGCTCCTTCCAGGGTTTAGCTGTGTGGTTCTCCCCATGGCGCTGGCCCTCCTGTCTGCTGCTAGTGTCCAGGGTGGTAAAGTCCTGGTGTTCCCAGTGGACGGCAGCCATTGGATCAACATGAACCTGCTGATCGAGGGTCTCCACGGCAGGGGTCACGAGGTCACGGTGGTCCGCACGTCAACCAGCTGGTACATCAAGGAGCAGTCCCCCCactacacctccatcaccatctcCCTGTCTGAAGCCATGAACCTGGAAAACCAGGACTTCTTCGTGGAGTTCCTGTCCAAGATGCTGGCCCTCCAGAAAGAGGGAGCGTCCGTGTTGGCCTTTGTCTCCTTCTACAGCCAGATGCTGACAACGCTGTCCGGTATTCACCACCAGGCTTGCCAGGTCGCCGTGAAGATGTTCGAAGACAAGGCGTTGATGCAGAGCCTGCGAGACGCCCAGTATGACGTGGTCCTGATGGATCCAGGTCTGCCCATCGGGGTTCTCTTGGCTCATGAGCTCAAACTCCCCACAGTTTTTAACGTTCGGTGGATCACCAGCGGAGAGGGACACTTTGTGGTCGCGCCCTCGCCCGTTTCTTACGTTCCCACTAGCGGTTGTGCAGTGACGGACAAGATGACCTTCCCGGAGAGGGTCAAAAACATGTTCCATTTCATGCTGAACATAGTCATCGATAAAATGGTGGTGAGCCCTCACTACAATCGACTGGCCGAGAAGTATCTAGAACCTGGGACCAATTTCTACCAACTCCTACAGGGAGCGCACATCTGGCTCATGAGGGTGGACTTTGTCTTTGAGTTCCCCAGACCTACCATGCCAAACATCATCTACGTTGGCGGCTTCCAGTGTAAACCCTCAAAGCCTCTGCCTGCTGATCTGGAGGACTTCGTCCAGAGCTCAGGGGAACACGGTGTGATCGTGATGTCACTGGGTTCCCTGGTCAAAGGCCTGCCCGTTGAGATCACCAACCAGATTGCCACTGCCTTCGCACAGCTTCCCCAGAAGGTCATCTGGAGGCTCCCCGGAGAGCCGCCGAGCACCTTGGGAAACAACACCATGCTGGTGAAATGGTTGCCTCAGAACGACCTTCTCGGCCACCCCAAGGTCAAAGCGTTTGTCGCCCACGGGGGGACAAACGGCATCTATGAGGCCATATACCACAAGGTGCCCATCGTGGGCATACCCCTGCTCTTCGACCAGTTTGAGAACATCTTGAGGCTGGAAGTGCGCGGTGCTGCTAAGGGAGTGGACGTCACCAAACTCACCAGCCAGAACTTTGTCGAAACACTACAAGAGGTTCTACATGATCCTTCCTACAGGGACAGCATGAAGCGGTTGTCGGACCTCCACCGGGACAAGCCCATGCACCCTCTGGACACTGCCCTCTTTTGGATAGAGTTTGTAATGCGGAACAAGGGAGCCGCCCACTTGCGTACTGAATCCTATAAGTTGCCTTGGTACTCGTATCATTCATTGGACGTTATGTGCCTGCTGGTGGCTGTGCTGTTCCTGTTGGTAGCGGTCATTGTTCTCTCAATTTATTATATTTGTTCTAAACTGTGCAGGAGAAAGCAGAAGCTAGAGTGA
- the LOC132446827 gene encoding asialoglycoprotein receptor 1-like: MIGVQMISLEPVFCSDHKSENQPGREDLLLELQNLSDHHLITTTANLQLREQNQHLQQNNTWLMEQSTQLNQTSARLTIKNRALSSAIVQLQDQQTRQTSSYDTLLRDHGQMVVYIAALENMSMTSSQTISSLLLSTSELEAQMLNLSDSNTFLREELIHANDQREELVQLNSELGAQIENLTARIAEEDAILRGDGEAQPEVEDSIIAELQERNRNLSALLGRDARGKETGRTGERESMLVELRAKEEEYRSLDRYCPVVNSNTNERVCNNCPEDWRLFQTTCYYFSSRTLTWPASRAWCRTQGGDLLVVNTKQEQSFVVAASRRPEQRVARLWIGVSDTEEEGRWVWVDGSLLSPYLQFWLIRAGTGTEPDDWSSENPHGEDCGHIDNKEEDLSSWMDGSCDYKYRWICEKSV; encoded by the exons ATGATTGGGGTGCAGATGATATCACTAGAACCTGTGTTTTGTTCAGACCACAAGTCGGAGAACCAGCCAGGGAGGGAGGATCTTCTCTTGGAACTTCAGAATCTGAGTgaccaccacctcatcaccaccacagccaaCCTCCAACTCAGAGAACAGAACCAACACCTGCAGCAGAACAACACCTGGCTTATGGAACAGAGCACACAGCTCAACCAAACATCTGCCCGCCTCACGATCAAGAACCGGGCCTTGTCCTCAGCCATCGTCCAACTTCAGGACCAACAGACCAGACAAACCTCATCCTACGACACACTGCTCCGAGACCACGGACAGATGGTGGTGTACATCGCGGCTCTAGAAAACATGAGCATGACCTCGTCCCAGAccatctcctctctgctcctcagtACCTCGGAGCTGGAAGCCCAAATGCTCAACTTATCCGACAGCAACACCTTTCTACGGGAGGAGCTGATTCATGCCAACGACCAAAGGGAAGAACTTGTGCAACTAAACTCCGAACTCGGCGCACAAATCGAGAACCTCACCGCGAGGATTGCAGAGGAAGATGCGATCCTCAGGGGAGATGGTGAGGCACAACCGGAGGTCGAAGACTCCATCATCGCCGAGCTGCAAGAACGGAACCGCAACCTGAGCGCCCTGCTGGGGCGAGATGCGAGGGGGAAAGAGACGGGCAGAACCGGGGAGAGGGAGTCCATGTTGGTGGAATTACGCGCAAAGGAGGAAGAATATCGCTCTCTGGACCGCTACTGCCCCGTCGTCAATAGTAATACAAATG AGCGGGTATGTAACAACTGTCCTGAGGACTGGCGGCTTTTCCAGACCACGTGCTACTACTTCTCGTCCCGCACGCTCACCTGGCCGGCCAGCAGGGCCTGGTGCCGGACACAAGGGGGCGACCTCCTGGTCGTGAACACCAAGCAGGAGCAG TCTTTTGTTGTGGCTGCCAGTCGGAGGCCCGAGCAGAGGGTAGCCAGGCTGTGGATCGGGGTCTCAGACACCGAGGAGGAGGGCcggtgggtgtgggtggacgGTAGCCTCCTCTCCCCATATCTGCA GTTCTGGCTGATCCGAGCCGGCACCGGAACAGAACCCGATGATTGGAGCTCTGAGAACCCTCATGGAGAAGACTGCGGACACATTGACAACAAAGAGGAAGATCTATCCTCCTGGATGGATGGCTCTTGTGATTATAAATACCGGTGGATTTGTGAGAAGAGTGTTTGA